The genomic segment TCGAGGAGGCCCCCGGGATCAGGGTGTAGTTGACCCCGTCCGGGCTCCAGAACCACTGGACGGTCGGGGCGGTCCCCGAGACGGTCAGGCTCAGGGTGGCCCGGGTGCCGGCGCAGATCGACTGGTTCCACGTCGCCCCGACGATGGCCGCCCCGGTGTTGACGGTCACGGTGGCGACGGTGCTGTCCACCGTGCCGCAGTCCCCGGTCACCCGGACCCAGTAGTCGGTGCTCACCGTCGGGGAGACCTCCAGGAAGTAGTCGTCGGCCCCGAAGATGGGCGTCGTACCCTCGTACCACTGGTAGGTCAGCCCGGCCCCCAGGGCGCCCACCTGCAGGTGCGCGATCTCACCCTCGCAGATGGTCTCGTCCAGGGGCTGGTTCAGGATGCCGGTGGTGGCATTCGCGGTCACCATCACGACACTGCTGTCGGCATATCCCCACAGGTTGGACACACGGCAGTAGTACGGGTTGGAACCGGCCATGGGCGTGAAGACCAGCGGGTTGCCGGTCCCCACCGGCGTGGAGGTGTCCCCGGGGTAGCCCCAGTACCAGGTGTAGGTGAGGGTTTCCTTCCCGGTGGCGGTACAGCTGAGGGTGAAGGTCTGCCCGATGCAGACGGCCCCACCCACGGGCTGCGTGACCATCTGGGGGATGGGGGACCGGACGTAGAGCTGGAAGCAGTCGTGGTCGGACAGCCGCTCGGGCCGGGTGGTGTCGTTGCGGTAGACGTAGGGGAAATCGGCGTTGACGTGCGTCTCGCCGAAGTAGGTCAGCTCCGGGAGCAGGTTCTGGGACGCCAGGGCGTGGTCCAGGGTCTGGGCGCTCCCGAAGTAGGTGTAGGAGTAGCGCTGGTCAGCGGGGAGCAGGCTGATGAGTTCCACCAGGTTAGGCTCCACCAGGTCGCCGGCGGCGGACCACTTGTAGACCTGGTCGGCGCCCACCTGGTTGCCCCGGACGATCCCCATGCAGTCCACCCACCCGTCGTTGAACTCGTAGGCGTTGAAGTCACCGCCCACCACCACGAGGTTGGCGGGGTTCGCCTGGTAGCTCTGGGCGAGGGACCCGATGGCCTCGGCCTGGAGCATTCGCTTCTGGCGCTCGAACACGCCGCCCGCGATGTCGTCCACGCCGCCGAGGGAACGCAGGTGGTACACGATGACCACCAGGGGCACCGCGGGCCCGACGGCGGGCTGGACGGACGCCATGAGCACCAGGGGCGGGCGGTCGTGCAACGTGGCGGGGGTCCCCGTGTCCTCGCGGATGAAGGTGTCGTCCTTCCCGATCTGGGTGCAGGAGGAGACCGTCACGTTGGACTTGACCATGAAGCCCACGTTGATGTTCGAGGGGTCGTTTCCCTCGAAAAGGAAGGGGACGTAGCCGGGGTTGGCGCCCCCGCCGGCCACCACGTCGGCGTTGACCTTGTTGGCCAGGTCCTGCAGCGTGGCCAGGTTCTCCATCTCGATGACGGCCAGGATGTCCGGCGTGTGGAACAGGTTCCGGATGGCCAGGGAGGCCTTGTTCAACCGGCCCTGGTAGGCGGGGGTGGTCAGCTGCAGGTCGCCCCCCGCGTCGTTGATGTCGTTGTAGAAGTGGTGCATGTTCCAGAACGCCACGTTGGCGTCGGTGGACAGCGGCATCGGGGCCGGCTGGGCCGTGGTGTTCGTCCCGACCGTGTAGCCCGGCTCCGGGTAGATGGTGTAGGTCCGTGCGGCGTAGTCCAGAGGGCCGGTGACGTTGGTGATGACCACGCCCGCGGTCACGTCCAGCGCCGTGCTTCCCGCCAGGACGTCCGTGTCCAGGGCAACCCGCTCGGGGTTGGCGTCGAAGCGCGGGATGCAGCAGGGCGGGACCGGGATCGGCCAGGGGGCCTCGATCCCCGGCTCGCGGAAGGGCCGCGGCGTCCCGGTCAGGACGCAGTAGAAGTTGCCGGTGGAGGCGTAGAGGGACTGGGCCTCCGAAATCCAGCGGCCGAAGGTCCCCGAGACCGTGGTCAGGGAGTCGATGTGGACCCGCATGCCCTCGTAGCGTTCGAGCTGGTTGACGGGGCCGGTGGGGGAGATCTCCGCGGCGGTGAGGGTCACGGGCGTCGGGAGGGTTTGCCCCGTCGCCTCGACGATCACGGTGTTGTTGGTGAGTTCCGTGATGAAGCGGTAAGGGTCGCCCGAGGGGTAGTACTCGTCCACGGTCCCCGTCACGAGGACCTGGTTCCCGATCACCGCCTCGGCGGGGACCGGGGAGCCGGTGTAGACCAGGATCCCCTCGGAGGTTAACGGGTCCGCGTCGTAGTCGCCCGGCAGGGCCTGGATGAAGAAGCCGGCGTACGTGACGGCGTAGACGATGCCGCGGACCGTGACCTGAACGCCGTCGAAGGGCGAAGTGTCCCCGTTCCCCTGCACGTCGTGGATGGGGATCACGGGGAAGTCGTCGTTGGTGATGGTGCAGGTGCCCGTGTCCTTGAGCACCGAGGCCCCCACGACGTTGGCGACCGTGGCGGTGAAGGTCTCGGTCACCTCCTGGGTGTCGTCGCCGTTGACGGTGACGTCGAAGTTGTAGGAGGAGGACCCCTCGGGGATGGTCACCCCGTTCAGGGACCGGGGAAGGTAGTCGTTGTTGGCCGTGGTGGCGCTCCCGTCGGCGGTGGCGATGTCGAAGGTGACGCCGCCCGCGGGCGCCGGGCCGGACAGGGACACCACGAAGGTGGCCGTGGTGGTGGTCGGCGAGTTGCCCTCCAGCACGGTGACGTCGCCGACGGAGAGGCTCACCCCCCCGCTGCCGTATCGACTGACCAAGAGGTCGTCCACCCCCAGGCCGTGGTCGGAGCCCGTGTCGTTGACGTCCACCCACCGGATCCAGAACTCGTAGGTGTCGGGGATGTTCACCGGCAGCTGCAGCGGGGCGATCACCAGGCGGTTCGCGGCGTCGTTCCCGTCGAGGGGGCCGGCAGTGGCGGTGGCAACGGGGCCCGTGAAGTCGAGAGCGTCGAAGTCGGTCCAGCTCCCGGACTTGATGTCGGCGATGGACCCCGCGGGCCCGATCTGGTACTGGAAGTCGATCCGGTGCGGCGTGGTGTTCCCGCCGCAGCGCCACTGCTCGCCGGTGTACCCGATCGAGAGGCCGACCAGGGCGCCCCCGGTGTCGTTCACGAAGCGCGCCCCGTGGTAGAGCGTCCCCGGCGTCCCGGACGAGACGGACCCCAGGGACCGCTCCGTGCTGCCGGTGGCGCCGTAGCTGTAGAGGGCGCCGGAGTTGCTGCCGCCGTTGTCGGCCCGGTAGGTGGACAGGGTCCCGTTCTGCTGCCCGGCGTAAAAACCGCTGAGGGGGGAGGTCCCGTTGGTCCAGGGATTGGTGGTCCCCGTGTTGGCCAGCGTGTCGAAGTTCTGCGTGTAGGTCACGGACAGGCTGATGGACTGCCCGGGGACGACCCCGAAGGGGATTCCGGACGCCAGGAGAAGAAGCCCGAAGACGAGCGCGGCGACAAAACGCCGAGGCCCGGACACCGACACGTAACAATGCTGCAATTCCTGCAATTTCATGGGATCACCCCCGAGAGAGAATCGGATTTCACTATAGCACCGCCCGGCCCGGGGGGCAAGGAAATAATTCGGCCGGGCGGGCCTTCCGCCCGGCGGGCCGGTTCCCGGGGAGGCCGGCAAAAATCTCGCCAATCCGGGCGGAGCTGCCCCGGAAGTTGTTGTATAATGCCCGCCGGGAGACGGGTGATGCGTGACAAACCGAGACGGCCGCGAACGACCCGACGCCCCCTGACGATCCGCCTTCGGGCGCTGCTGTTGAAGGGGTACGGTGTCGTCCGTTCGCCCAAGGGGACCATCTACGTCATGGCCGCCCTCGGCATCCTCCTCCTGGGCATCGGCCTGCTCAACCTCGCGGACCGCATCCGGTGGAGCGACCCCACCGATCTCATCACCTGGGACGAGCAGGAAAAGAACATGGTGGTCAAGAGCGTGGACAAGGAGTCCGGCCTGGCCTCCATCGCCCCGGGCGACCGCCTGCTGGCCATCAACCGGCGGGAGATCAAGGACCGCAACGAGTACCTGAACCTCCTCTTCGAACTCCGCCCCGGGGAGACCGCCGTCTACCGTTTCTGGTGCAAGAAGACCGACGAGATCAAGAACGAGACCGTCGTGATCGCGGGGCGCCCGATCCTCAACATCAAGGACTTCTTCCAGATCCTGCTCGCCTTCCTCTACCTCTTCATCGGGACCATCGTCTTCGTCCGCTCCTGGCGCAACCGCGGGGGCATCCACTTCTTCCTGGTCTGCCTGTTCGCGTACGTGTTCTACCTCTACAGCTACACCAACTACCTGACCTTCCTGGACAAGGTCGTCTACTGGATGTCCGTCCTCTCCATGCTGGTGCTTCCGCCCCTCTTCCTTCACTTCTGCCTGAACTTCCCGGTGCGGAAGAGCGCCATGCGCAACAAGGGGCTGATGCTCACCCTCCTGTACGGCCCCTCCGTCCTCCTGCTCCTGGTGGAGGTCCTCTGGTTCTCCGGTAAACTCAAGCCCTTCGGGTTGATCCTGAGACCCTACACCCTCGAACTGCTGGACAACATCCACATCATCTACTTCATCACCTACTTCGTCTTCAGCATCGGCGTCCTCTTCCACAACCGGTTCACCCTGCAGACGCCCGAACTGAAGCAGCAGATGAAGTGGATCATCACCGGCACCGTCCTCGCCGTGCTCCCCTTCTGCTTCCTCTACCTCCTCCCCTACATGCTCAACCTGGAAATCACCTCGGCCATGCAGGCCTCCATCCTCTCCCTCGCCCTGCTGCCGCTGTCGTTCGCCTACGCCATCATGAAGTTCCGCCTCACGGACGTGGACATCATCCTCAAGCAGGGCGCGGCCTACTTCATTGCCAGCGCCACTATCCTCCTGATCTACTTCCTCCTCATCGGCCTGAGCGGCCTCATCTTC from the Acidobacteriota bacterium genome contains:
- a CDS encoding endonuclease/exonuclease/phosphatase family protein encodes the protein MKLQELQHCYVSVSGPRRFVAALVFGLLLLASGIPFGVVPGQSISLSVTYTQNFDTLANTGTTNPWTNGTSPLSGFYAGQQNGTLSTYRADNGGSNSGALYSYGATGSTERSLGSVSSGTPGTLYHGARFVNDTGGALVGLSIGYTGEQWRCGGNTTPHRIDFQYQIGPAGSIADIKSGSWTDFDALDFTGPVATATAGPLDGNDAANRLVIAPLQLPVNIPDTYEFWIRWVDVNDTGSDHGLGVDDLLVSRYGSGGVSLSVGDVTVLEGNSPTTTTATFVVSLSGPAPAGGVTFDIATADGSATTANNDYLPRSLNGVTIPEGSSSYNFDVTVNGDDTQEVTETFTATVANVVGASVLKDTGTCTITNDDFPVIPIHDVQGNGDTSPFDGVQVTVRGIVYAVTYAGFFIQALPGDYDADPLTSEGILVYTGSPVPAEAVIGNQVLVTGTVDEYYPSGDPYRFITELTNNTVIVEATGQTLPTPVTLTAAEISPTGPVNQLERYEGMRVHIDSLTTVSGTFGRWISEAQSLYASTGNFYCVLTGTPRPFREPGIEAPWPIPVPPCCIPRFDANPERVALDTDVLAGSTALDVTAGVVITNVTGPLDYAARTYTIYPEPGYTVGTNTTAQPAPMPLSTDANVAFWNMHHFYNDINDAGGDLQLTTPAYQGRLNKASLAIRNLFHTPDILAVIEMENLATLQDLANKVNADVVAGGGANPGYVPFLFEGNDPSNINVGFMVKSNVTVSSCTQIGKDDTFIREDTGTPATLHDRPPLVLMASVQPAVGPAVPLVVIVYHLRSLGGVDDIAGGVFERQKRMLQAEAIGSLAQSYQANPANLVVVGGDFNAYEFNDGWVDCMGIVRGNQVGADQVYKWSAAGDLVEPNLVELISLLPADQRYSYTYFGSAQTLDHALASQNLLPELTYFGETHVNADFPYVYRNDTTRPERLSDHDCFQLYVRSPIPQMVTQPVGGAVCIGQTFTLSCTATGKETLTYTWYWGYPGDTSTPVGTGNPLVFTPMAGSNPYYCRVSNLWGYADSSVVMVTANATTGILNQPLDETICEGEIAHLQVGALGAGLTYQWYEGTTPIFGADDYFLEVSPTVSTDYWVRVTGDCGTVDSTVATVTVNTGAAIVGATWNQSICAGTRATLSLTVSGTAPTVQWFWSPDGVNYTLIPGASSTTYTTPPLFARTVYMAQVDNACSDDQKIMVVDVVTPPAVTGVTPETLRVNTGHSALLTVFYVASEPVTIQWYEGETGDVSHPVDGATSAVFHTPQVYADTRYWARVTNACGASDSLAVPVSVWNVYYLPHVVSTSEWWTKVSIVNAGGLNPKAGEAVDEVEVRAYNSAGGLEE